A genome region from Canis lupus dingo isolate Sandy chromosome 7, ASM325472v2, whole genome shotgun sequence includes the following:
- the AQP4 gene encoding aquaporin-4 isoform X1, whose translation MSGRPAARQWGKCGPLCKRESIMVAFRGVWTQAFWKAVTAEFLAMLIFVLLSLGSTINWGGTEKPLPVDMVLISLCFGLSIATMVQCFGHISGGHINPAVTVAMVCTRKISIAKSVFYVAAQCLGAIIGAGILYLVTPPSVVGGLGVTTVHGNLTAGHGLLVELIITFQLVFTIFASCDSKRTDVTGSVALAIGFSVAIGHLFAINYTGASMNPARSFGPAVIMGNWENHWIYWVGPIIGAVLAGGLYEYVFCPDVELKRRLKEAFSKATQQTKRSYMEVEDNRSQVETEDLILKPGVVHVIDIDRGEEKKGKDPSGEVLSSV comes from the exons ATGAGTGGCAGACCCGCAGCAAGGCAGTGGGG caAGTGTGGACCTttgtgtaagagagagagcatcatGGTGGCCTTCCGGGGGGTCTGGACTCAAGCTTTCTGGAAGGCAGTCACAGCAGAATTTCTGGCTATGCTCATCTTTGTGCTCCTCAGCCTCGGATCCACCATCAACTGGGGTGGAACGGAAAAGCCACTACCTGTCGACATGGTTCTCATCTCCCTTTGCTTTGGACTCAGCATTGCGACCATGGTGCAGTGCTTTGGCCACATCAGCGGCGGCCACATCAACCCTGCTGTGACCGTGGCCATGGTGTGCACCAGGAAGATTAGCATCGCCAAGTCTGTCTTCTACGTcgcagcacagtgcctgggagcCATCATTGGAGCTGGGATTCTCTACCTCGTCACACCTCCCAGTGTGGTGGGGGGCTTGGGGGTCACCACG gttCATGGAAATCTTACCGCTGGTCACGGTCTCCTGGTGGAGTTGATAATCACATTTCAGTTGGTGTTTACTATTTTTGCCAGCTGTGACTCCAAACGGACTGATGTCACTGGTTCAGTAGCTTTAGCAATTGGATTTTCTGTTGCGATTGGACATTTATTTGCA ATCAATTACACTGGTGCCAGCATGAACCCCGCCAGATCCTTTGGACCTGCAGTTATCATGGGAAATTGGGAAAACCACTGG ATATATTGGGTTGGACCGATCATAGGAGCTGTCCTCGCTGGTGGCCTTTACGAGTATGTCTTCTGTCCAGATGTTGAACTCAAACGTCGTTTGAAAGAAGCCTTCAGCAAAGCTACCCAGCAAACAAAGCGGAGCTACATGGAAGTGGAGGACAACAGGAGTCAGGTGGAGACTGAGGACTTGATCCTAAAACCTGGAGTGGTGCATGTGATTGACATTGACCGGGGcgaggagaagaaggggaaggacCCATCAGGCGAGGTGTTGTCATCGGTATGA
- the AQP4 gene encoding aquaporin-4 isoform X2, with protein MVAFRGVWTQAFWKAVTAEFLAMLIFVLLSLGSTINWGGTEKPLPVDMVLISLCFGLSIATMVQCFGHISGGHINPAVTVAMVCTRKISIAKSVFYVAAQCLGAIIGAGILYLVTPPSVVGGLGVTTVHGNLTAGHGLLVELIITFQLVFTIFASCDSKRTDVTGSVALAIGFSVAIGHLFAINYTGASMNPARSFGPAVIMGNWENHWIYWVGPIIGAVLAGGLYEYVFCPDVELKRRLKEAFSKATQQTKRSYMEVEDNRSQVETEDLILKPGVVHVIDIDRGEEKKGKDPSGEVLSSV; from the exons atGGTGGCCTTCCGGGGGGTCTGGACTCAAGCTTTCTGGAAGGCAGTCACAGCAGAATTTCTGGCTATGCTCATCTTTGTGCTCCTCAGCCTCGGATCCACCATCAACTGGGGTGGAACGGAAAAGCCACTACCTGTCGACATGGTTCTCATCTCCCTTTGCTTTGGACTCAGCATTGCGACCATGGTGCAGTGCTTTGGCCACATCAGCGGCGGCCACATCAACCCTGCTGTGACCGTGGCCATGGTGTGCACCAGGAAGATTAGCATCGCCAAGTCTGTCTTCTACGTcgcagcacagtgcctgggagcCATCATTGGAGCTGGGATTCTCTACCTCGTCACACCTCCCAGTGTGGTGGGGGGCTTGGGGGTCACCACG gttCATGGAAATCTTACCGCTGGTCACGGTCTCCTGGTGGAGTTGATAATCACATTTCAGTTGGTGTTTACTATTTTTGCCAGCTGTGACTCCAAACGGACTGATGTCACTGGTTCAGTAGCTTTAGCAATTGGATTTTCTGTTGCGATTGGACATTTATTTGCA ATCAATTACACTGGTGCCAGCATGAACCCCGCCAGATCCTTTGGACCTGCAGTTATCATGGGAAATTGGGAAAACCACTGG ATATATTGGGTTGGACCGATCATAGGAGCTGTCCTCGCTGGTGGCCTTTACGAGTATGTCTTCTGTCCAGATGTTGAACTCAAACGTCGTTTGAAAGAAGCCTTCAGCAAAGCTACCCAGCAAACAAAGCGGAGCTACATGGAAGTGGAGGACAACAGGAGTCAGGTGGAGACTGAGGACTTGATCCTAAAACCTGGAGTGGTGCATGTGATTGACATTGACCGGGGcgaggagaagaaggggaaggacCCATCAGGCGAGGTGTTGTCATCGGTATGA